The proteins below are encoded in one region of Cystobacter ferrugineus:
- a CDS encoding FKBP-type peptidyl-prolyl cis-trans isomerase — MTRLCPLLSLCLLLTVAACDSGSGDPTQVTYAPELGVDLTLMNRSESGLYTQDQVVGTGLEATNGRLLQVNYSGWLPDGSLFDTSLGRSPFSFTLGQGRVIRGWDEGLVGMKVGGKRRLVIPSDLAYGEQGNYGIPPNSVLIFDVELLAAR; from the coding sequence ATGACGCGTCTTTGCCCCCTGCTCTCCCTCTGCCTCCTGCTCACCGTGGCCGCGTGCGACTCGGGCTCGGGAGACCCCACCCAGGTCACCTACGCGCCCGAGCTGGGCGTGGACCTGACCCTCATGAACCGCAGTGAGTCCGGCCTCTACACGCAGGACCAGGTGGTGGGCACCGGCCTCGAGGCCACCAACGGCCGCCTCCTGCAGGTGAACTACTCCGGCTGGCTGCCCGATGGCTCGCTCTTCGACACCAGCCTGGGCCGCAGCCCCTTCTCCTTCACGCTCGGCCAGGGCCGGGTCATCCGGGGGTGGGACGAGGGCCTGGTGGGCATGAAGGTGGGCGGCAAGCGCCGGCTCGTCATCCCCTCCGACCTGGCCTACGGCGAGCAGGGCAACTACGGCATCCCGCCCAACTCCGTGCTCATCTTCGACGTGGAGCTGCTCGCGGCGCGCTGA
- a CDS encoding phospholipase D-like domain-containing protein has protein sequence MKIRWLLLVLAVFLAGCPLPNHRLALRIRDDIPTTPEGRSLAWYQTVGVELEPGNRVELINNGHVFDVLEQEIRAARSSIHILVYIWRAGDPSDRIIQALRERRPGVACRILVDPLGSIRFENTVGPHLVAAGCEVRIFRPLQGTLSALDLKRFQSRLHRKVAVFDGVRGVTGGWGIWKSWLGEGREPEHWRDASLWVEGPAVRGMQLAFAQNWQEAGGGMLPAEAFPDPIPSAGQARAGFVTHTGAPVLTNAERMTLLAIASAKRRLWIANSYFIPTGAMQDMLIAKAKAGVDVRVLTPASRHHDVGPVLAGQLAIYDRLLENGVRIFEYEVSMMHSKTVLVDDELSMVGSTNLDPLALSAEEGSLVVDDARMAARLAHTFEEDLKHSVEIRWDSWRRRGLLRRLSERVTILFGEYL, from the coding sequence GTGAAGATCCGTTGGCTCCTGCTCGTACTCGCCGTGTTCCTCGCGGGCTGTCCGCTGCCCAATCACCGGCTCGCGCTGCGCATCCGCGACGACATCCCCACCACACCCGAGGGGCGCTCCCTGGCCTGGTATCAGACGGTGGGCGTGGAGCTGGAGCCCGGCAACCGGGTGGAGCTCATCAACAACGGCCACGTGTTCGACGTGCTCGAGCAGGAGATCCGCGCGGCGCGCTCCAGCATCCACATCCTCGTCTACATCTGGCGCGCGGGAGACCCCTCGGACCGCATCATCCAGGCGTTGCGTGAGCGCCGGCCCGGGGTGGCGTGCCGCATCCTGGTGGATCCGCTGGGCAGCATTCGCTTCGAGAACACGGTGGGGCCGCACCTGGTGGCGGCCGGGTGCGAGGTGCGCATCTTCCGGCCCCTGCAGGGCACCCTGTCGGCGTTGGACCTCAAGCGCTTCCAGTCGCGGCTGCACCGCAAGGTGGCCGTCTTCGACGGGGTGCGTGGGGTGACGGGAGGCTGGGGCATCTGGAAGTCGTGGCTCGGCGAGGGGCGGGAGCCCGAGCACTGGCGCGATGCGAGCCTCTGGGTGGAGGGCCCGGCGGTGCGCGGCATGCAACTGGCCTTCGCGCAGAACTGGCAGGAGGCTGGAGGGGGCATGCTGCCAGCCGAGGCCTTTCCCGACCCCATCCCCTCCGCCGGGCAGGCGCGCGCGGGTTTCGTCACCCACACGGGTGCTCCCGTGCTCACCAACGCCGAGCGCATGACGCTGCTCGCCATCGCCTCGGCGAAGCGGCGGCTGTGGATCGCCAACTCCTACTTCATCCCCACCGGCGCCATGCAGGACATGCTCATCGCCAAGGCGAAGGCGGGGGTGGATGTGCGGGTGCTCACTCCCGCCAGCCGCCACCATGACGTCGGCCCCGTGCTGGCGGGGCAGCTCGCCATCTATGACCGGCTGCTGGAGAACGGGGTGCGCATCTTCGAGTACGAGGTGTCGATGATGCATTCCAAGACAGTGCTCGTGGACGACGAGCTGTCCATGGTGGGCTCGACGAACCTGGATCCGCTCGCGCTGAGCGCCGAGGAGGGCTCCCTGGTGGTGGACGACGCACGGATGGCCGCACGGCTCGCCCACACCTTCGAGGAAGACTTGAAGCATTCCGTCGAGATCCGCTGGGACTCCTGGCGCCGCCGCGGTCTGCTCAGACGTCTGTCCGAACGGGTGACGATCCTCTTCGGCGAATACCTCTGA
- a CDS encoding sterol desaturase family protein: MEGAIGFLKGFLAMYQDERFFLVGVCSTLLSVGAFLAFALPWTWVAYKNPESLRRYRVQGRDFPIKHWFWPSLGRLAINSLLSFLGLVLAWPLMRHLSGIHMGALPPWYVMVAQIAFFIVLDDFLYYWMHRALHTPWLYKHVHSVHHRITIPFALTGNYMHAVEFVATSTLVLIGPSLVGAHVVTLWAWIIFRQFEAADGHCGYDVPWNPGLLVPFYKGSAYHDFHHRRFFGNYAGFFSYLDKLFGGTYSKGYEEYRRAHQHGASVESKPQPQPQPQPQPEP, from the coding sequence ATGGAAGGCGCCATTGGTTTTCTCAAGGGCTTCTTGGCGATGTACCAAGACGAGCGCTTCTTCCTCGTCGGCGTCTGTTCCACGCTCTTGAGTGTGGGTGCTTTCCTCGCCTTCGCGCTGCCCTGGACGTGGGTGGCCTACAAGAACCCCGAGTCGCTGCGCCGCTACCGGGTGCAGGGGCGTGACTTCCCCATCAAGCACTGGTTCTGGCCCTCGCTGGGCCGCCTGGCCATCAACAGCCTGCTGTCCTTCCTCGGACTGGTGCTCGCCTGGCCCCTCATGCGCCACCTGTCGGGCATCCACATGGGTGCACTGCCCCCCTGGTACGTGATGGTGGCGCAGATCGCCTTCTTCATCGTCCTGGATGACTTCCTCTATTACTGGATGCACCGGGCGCTCCACACCCCGTGGCTGTACAAGCACGTCCACTCGGTGCACCACCGCATCACCATCCCCTTCGCGCTCACCGGCAATTACATGCACGCCGTCGAGTTCGTGGCGACCTCGACGCTGGTGCTCATCGGGCCCTCGCTCGTGGGGGCACACGTGGTGACGCTGTGGGCGTGGATCATCTTCCGGCAGTTCGAGGCGGCCGATGGTCACTGCGGCTACGACGTGCCGTGGAACCCGGGGCTGCTCGTCCCCTTCTACAAGGGCTCGGCCTACCACGACTTCCACCACCGGCGGTTCTTCGGCAACTACGCCGGCTTCTTCTCCTACCTGGACAAGCTCTTCGGTGGCACCTACTCCAAGGGCTATGAGGAGTACCGCCGGGCCCACCAGCATGGCGCCTCGGTGGAGTCCAAGCCCCAGCCCCAGCCCCAGCCTCAACCCCAGCCGGAGCCCTGA
- a CDS encoding DUF2378 family protein: MQGLERTRDEGHLPARERWVFEHTVDGLFRIALRGRLSAPALQALSEVGVDLSRPLLPAYSSETWARALRIAAADSFPGQPPEVSWCRLGQEVINGLVHTLVGNAMVSVASLLGPLRFLRRLNPTLRNTDNYVESRVEELGPTSCEVWINEVMEQPAYHQGMLEALVALAGGGDVRTRLLSFEGPGARFLVEWEAPETR; this comes from the coding sequence ATGCAGGGGCTCGAGAGGACGCGGGATGAGGGACACCTTCCGGCGCGGGAGCGGTGGGTGTTCGAGCACACGGTGGATGGACTCTTTCGGATCGCCTTGCGAGGCCGTCTGTCGGCCCCGGCGCTCCAGGCGCTGAGCGAGGTGGGAGTCGATCTGTCCAGGCCGCTGCTGCCCGCCTACTCCAGTGAGACGTGGGCGCGCGCGCTGCGCATCGCCGCCGCGGACTCGTTCCCGGGCCAGCCCCCCGAGGTGTCCTGGTGCCGGCTCGGCCAGGAGGTCATCAACGGCCTGGTGCATACGCTGGTGGGCAACGCCATGGTGAGCGTGGCCTCCCTGCTCGGGCCGCTGCGCTTCCTGCGCCGGCTCAATCCCACGCTGCGCAACACGGACAACTACGTGGAGTCGCGCGTCGAGGAGCTCGGCCCCACCTCCTGCGAGGTGTGGATCAACGAGGTGATGGAGCAGCCGGCCTACCACCAGGGCATGCTCGAGGCCCTCGTCGCGCTCGCCGGAGGGGGCGACGTGCGCACCCGCTTGCTGTCATTCGAGGGCCCGGGCGCGCGCTTCCTCGTGGAGTGGGAGGCTCCCGAGACGAGGTGA